A stretch of Carnobacterium iners DNA encodes these proteins:
- the rplS gene encoding 50S ribosomal protein L19, producing MNLIESITNEQLREDIPAFRPGDTVRVHAKIVEGTRERIQLFEGVVIKRRGAGVSETYTVRKISNGVGVERTFPLHTPRVALIEVIRFGKVRRAKLYYLRALHGKAARIKEVRR from the coding sequence ATGAATTTAATTGAATCAATTACAAACGAACAATTGCGCGAAGATATCCCTGCTTTCCGTCCAGGAGATACTGTCCGTGTTCACGCTAAAATTGTTGAGGGTACTAGAGAACGTATCCAATTATTTGAAGGCGTAGTAATTAAACGTCGTGGAGCTGGAGTTAGCGAAACATATACTGTTCGTAAAATTTCTAATGGTGTTGGTGTGGAACGTACATTCCCATTACACACTCCTCGTGTAGCATTAATCGAAGTTATTCGCTTTGGTAAAGTACGTCGCGCTAAATTATACTACTTGCGTGCATTACATGGTAAAGCAGCTCGTATTAAAGAAGTCCGTCGTTAA
- a CDS encoding IS1380 family transposase: protein MATLHENHLIFNSQMSISNNGGNLPTDSGLILAKEFMHKINFTKVLKEKLTINDNRLYYKHDNYSIIEQLLFQLIAGYKTDSSADILSKDPIFQSVLGKERLASQPSISRLWDRLSQENIDQLQEVNQVLIDKVRTTRNTNELIFDLDSTHSDTFGYQENTNYNAHYQTNGYHPLVAFDGLTGDFLKAELRSGNVYTSNGVGDFVRPLFEHYQETTPVNTILVRADSGFATPDLYEICEEFQSFYVIRLKSNRNLGKIAEQFVFIDDNHDWTKKEVRYISTIYQAKSWKKPRRLCIKSTREANELIARHEFVLTNLSENTSAEIVFGTYSKRGTMENYIKEAKNGFYFDKTDSPRFLENHARMMLSLLAYNIINFMRTLCFTKETKGFQVSTIRLFLFKIAGKFVRSGRKTVIKLSSYHVHQELFYKILQNIQYLRWR from the coding sequence ATGGCTACATTACACGAAAATCACTTAATTTTCAATTCTCAAATGTCAATCTCAAATAATGGAGGAAATCTTCCAACGGATTCCGGATTAATTTTGGCCAAAGAGTTCATGCACAAAATTAATTTTACAAAAGTATTAAAAGAAAAACTTACTATTAACGATAACCGTCTTTATTATAAGCATGATAATTATTCAATTATCGAACAATTACTATTCCAGTTGATTGCAGGATATAAGACAGATTCTTCAGCTGATATTTTATCGAAAGATCCAATCTTCCAAAGTGTTTTAGGCAAAGAAAGACTCGCTTCCCAGCCGTCAATATCTCGTTTGTGGGATCGACTAAGCCAAGAAAATATTGATCAATTACAAGAAGTAAATCAAGTTTTAATTGATAAAGTTCGAACAACTCGTAATACAAATGAACTAATTTTCGATTTAGACTCAACACATTCAGATACATTTGGTTATCAAGAAAACACAAATTATAATGCACACTATCAAACGAATGGTTATCATCCGTTGGTTGCTTTTGATGGCTTAACAGGAGATTTTTTGAAAGCAGAACTGCGTTCTGGTAATGTTTATACCTCTAATGGTGTGGGAGATTTTGTTCGTCCACTTTTCGAACATTATCAAGAAACAACACCTGTAAATACAATTCTAGTTCGAGCAGATAGTGGTTTTGCAACTCCCGATCTTTATGAAATATGTGAAGAATTTCAAAGTTTTTATGTTATTCGTTTAAAATCAAATCGTAACTTAGGAAAAATTGCTGAGCAATTTGTATTTATAGATGATAACCATGACTGGACTAAAAAAGAAGTTCGTTATATTTCTACAATCTATCAAGCAAAGAGCTGGAAAAAACCAAGAAGGCTTTGTATCAAATCGACACGTGAAGCTAATGAACTGATCGCTCGACATGAGTTCGTCCTAACTAATCTATCAGAAAATACCTCTGCAGAAATAGTTTTTGGAACTTACTCTAAAAGAGGAACGATGGAGAACTATATCAAGGAAGCTAAGAATGGATTCTATTTCGATAAAACGGATAGTCCAAGATTTTTAGAAAATCATGCCCGTATGATGTTAAGCTTACTAGCTTATAATATTATTAATTTCATGCGAACACTCTGTTTTACAAAAGAAACCAAAGGTTTCCAAGTTTCAACTATTCGGTTGTTCTTGTTTAAAATAGCAGGCAAATTTGTTCGTTCAGGAAGAAAGACAGTCATAAAACTCAGTTCGTATCATGTTCACCAAGAACTCTTTTATAAAATTCTACAGAATATTCAGTATTTAAGGTGGCGATAA
- the trmD gene encoding tRNA (guanosine(37)-N1)-methyltransferase TrmD encodes MKIDILTLFPRMFEGPLTESIIGKAIEKKLLNVKIRNFRDYSENKHRNVDDYPYGGGAGMLLTAQPIFSGLDAIETENPETIKRVILLDPAGVPFTQSLAEELSEESHLVFICGHYEGYDERIRTLVTDEISLGDFVLTGGELGAMVLIDAAVRLLPEVLGNDESAKTDSHSTGLLEHPQYTRPAEFRGMKVPDVLISGNHKKIAEWQEKESLRRTYLRRPDMLTETIFTKDQKKWLDDIKKETNLL; translated from the coding sequence ATGAAAATTGATATTTTAACTTTATTTCCTAGAATGTTTGAAGGGCCTCTGACGGAATCAATTATTGGTAAAGCAATAGAAAAAAAATTGTTGAATGTTAAAATAAGAAATTTTCGGGATTATTCTGAAAACAAACACCGCAATGTTGATGATTATCCCTACGGTGGAGGTGCAGGTATGTTATTGACTGCTCAGCCAATATTTAGTGGGCTAGATGCAATCGAGACTGAAAATCCTGAGACAATTAAAAGAGTTATTTTGTTAGATCCAGCAGGTGTTCCTTTTACACAAAGTCTTGCTGAAGAATTATCTGAGGAAAGTCACTTAGTTTTTATATGTGGCCATTACGAAGGTTATGACGAAAGAATACGTACATTAGTAACGGATGAAATATCATTGGGAGACTTTGTTCTAACTGGCGGAGAGTTAGGAGCGATGGTTCTGATTGATGCGGCTGTTCGTTTGTTACCAGAAGTATTAGGAAATGATGAGTCTGCTAAAACCGATTCTCATTCAACAGGTTTATTGGAGCATCCTCAATATACAAGACCTGCAGAATTTCGTGGTATGAAAGTACCTGATGTCCTAATTAGTGGAAACCATAAAAAAATAGCAGAATGGCAAGAAAAAGAGTCGTTGCGTCGGACTTATTTGAGAAGACCAGACATGCTGACAGAAACAATCTTTACGAAAGATCAGAAGAAGTGGCTAGATGATATTAAAAAAGAAACGAATCTATTATAA
- the rimM gene encoding ribosome maturation factor RimM (Essential for efficient processing of 16S rRNA), translating into MTKMYNVGKIVNTQGIKGEVRVISRTDFPEKRYKKGAILLLDQPGNKTIELVVASHRKHKIFDIVSFENHSNINHVEKYRDGILKITEEQMGDLPENEFYLHQIIGLSVQDEKGQVLGEITEVLSPGANDVWVIKQLNGKDLLIPYIEDIVLKVDLENELVTIHVMEGLID; encoded by the coding sequence ATGACTAAAATGTATAATGTAGGTAAAATTGTAAACACTCAAGGCATTAAAGGGGAAGTACGGGTTATTTCAAGAACAGACTTTCCAGAAAAACGTTATAAAAAGGGTGCAATATTATTACTCGATCAACCTGGCAATAAAACGATAGAATTAGTAGTTGCTAGTCATCGGAAACACAAAATATTTGATATCGTATCATTTGAAAATCATTCTAACATTAACCATGTAGAAAAATACCGTGATGGAATTTTAAAAATAACTGAGGAACAAATGGGTGATTTGCCAGAAAATGAATTTTACTTGCATCAAATTATTGGCTTATCTGTCCAAGATGAAAAAGGACAAGTATTAGGTGAAATTACAGAAGTATTGTCACCAGGAGCGAATGATGTTTGGGTGATAAAACAATTAAACGGTAAAGACTTATTGATTCCTTATATAGAAGACATTGTATTAAAAGTTGATTTGGAAAATGAGTTAGTTACTATTCACGTGATGGAAGGGTTAATAGATTAA
- a CDS encoding KH domain-containing protein: protein MADMNELILTIVRPLVSYPEKLIIDVVEKDDFLEYQLSVHPDDIGRLIGKKGRVAKAIRTIIYSVKVEGPKRIRLIIQNSENS from the coding sequence ATGGCTGACATGAATGAGTTAATTCTTACCATTGTTCGTCCACTTGTTAGTTATCCGGAGAAACTGATTATTGATGTTGTTGAAAAAGATGATTTTTTAGAATATCAGTTGTCTGTTCATCCTGATGATATAGGACGTTTAATAGGGAAAAAAGGTCGCGTAGCAAAAGCTATTCGAACGATTATCTACAGTGTTAAGGTTGAAGGACCAAAACGCATTAGGCTAATTATTCAAAATAGTGAAAATTCTTGA
- the rpsP gene encoding 30S ribosomal protein S16, whose translation MAVKIRLKRMGSKRNPFYRIVVADSRAPRDGRFIEPVGTYNPVVSPAEVKLDEELVLKWLAEGAQPSDTVRNILSKEGVMKKFHDSKNSK comes from the coding sequence ATGGCAGTAAAAATCCGCTTGAAACGTATGGGTTCTAAAAGAAATCCGTTTTATCGTATAGTAGTTGCAGATTCTCGCGCTCCACGTGATGGACGCTTTATCGAACCTGTAGGCACATACAACCCAGTTGTTAGTCCAGCTGAAGTGAAATTGGACGAAGAATTAGTATTGAAATGGTTAGCCGAAGGTGCGCAACCATCTGATACAGTACGTAACATCCTTTCAAAAGAAGGCGTTATGAAAAAATTCCATGATTCAAAAAATAGTAAATAA
- the ffh gene encoding signal recognition particle protein has translation MAFEGLSERLQNAMAKMRRKGKVSETDVKEMMREVRLALLEADVNFKVVKDFVKIVSERAIGSEVLESLSPSQQILKIVSEELTSLMGGEQSTIQMAAKAPTVVMMVGLQGAGKTTTAGKLVNHLKKTQNKRPMMIAADIYRPAAIQQLETLGEQLDIPVFSMGDQVSPVEIAKQGIQKAKEDHLDFVIIDTAGRLQIDETLMTELIDIKAAVNPTEIFLVVDAMTGQEAANVAASFNEQLDITGVILTKLDGDTRGGAALSIRSVTGKPIKFVGQGEKLDALEPFYPDRMANRILGMGDMLTLIEKAQQDFDEKKNEEMTKKLKDNSFDFNDFIDQMDQVSNMGPIEDILKMIPGMSNAPGLENLQIDPKDMSRMKAIVLSMTPKERKSPDILSQSRRRRIARGSARPIAEVNRMIKQFNESKKMMSKMTKGNFDGMDGMFGQGVKGKIGKMAMNSMVRKNKKKVKKKNKKKR, from the coding sequence ATGGCATTTGAAGGATTATCAGAAAGATTACAAAATGCAATGGCAAAAATGCGTCGTAAAGGTAAGGTATCTGAAACAGACGTAAAAGAAATGATGCGAGAGGTAAGATTAGCCTTATTAGAAGCAGACGTTAACTTTAAAGTAGTAAAAGATTTTGTGAAAATTGTTAGCGAGCGCGCAATAGGCTCAGAAGTATTAGAAAGTCTTTCGCCAAGTCAACAAATACTAAAAATCGTTAGTGAAGAGCTAACAAGTTTAATGGGTGGCGAACAAAGTACCATTCAAATGGCAGCTAAAGCTCCAACAGTCGTTATGATGGTCGGTTTACAAGGAGCAGGTAAAACAACAACGGCTGGAAAACTAGTAAACCATTTGAAAAAAACGCAAAACAAACGTCCTATGATGATAGCAGCTGATATTTATCGTCCAGCTGCTATTCAACAGTTAGAAACATTAGGAGAACAATTAGATATCCCGGTATTCTCAATGGGAGATCAAGTTAGTCCGGTAGAAATTGCTAAGCAAGGGATCCAAAAAGCTAAAGAAGATCATCTTGATTTCGTTATTATTGATACGGCTGGACGTTTGCAAATAGACGAGACATTGATGACTGAGTTGATAGACATTAAAGCTGCTGTAAACCCTACAGAAATCTTCTTAGTAGTAGATGCTATGACAGGTCAAGAAGCTGCAAATGTAGCGGCATCTTTTAATGAACAACTAGATATCACGGGTGTCATTTTGACAAAACTAGATGGCGATACTCGTGGTGGAGCAGCTCTTTCTATTCGTTCAGTTACTGGGAAACCAATTAAATTTGTTGGTCAAGGTGAGAAGTTGGATGCACTAGAACCATTCTATCCTGATAGAATGGCAAATCGAATTCTTGGTATGGGAGATATGCTTACTCTGATTGAGAAAGCCCAGCAGGATTTTGATGAAAAGAAAAATGAAGAAATGACAAAAAAATTAAAAGATAACAGTTTCGATTTTAATGATTTTATTGATCAAATGGATCAAGTAAGTAACATGGGACCGATAGAAGATATCCTTAAGATGATTCCAGGTATGAGCAATGCTCCAGGACTTGAAAATTTACAAATAGATCCAAAAGATATGTCTCGTATGAAAGCTATCGTTTTATCGATGACACCCAAAGAGCGAAAAAGTCCTGATATTTTATCTCAAAGTAGAAGACGTAGAATTGCAAGAGGTTCAGCAAGACCGATTGCAGAGGTTAACCGTATGATTAAACAATTTAACGAATCAAAAAAAATGATGAGTAAAATGACTAAAGGAAATTTTGATGGTATGGATGGAATGTTTGGTCAAGGTGTCAAAGGTAAAATAGGTAAAATGGCAATGAATTCTATGGTTCGTAAAAATAAAAAGAAAGTCAAAAAGAAAAATAAAAAGAAACGTTAG
- a CDS encoding putative DNA-binding protein, with protein MEMERTNRMNALFDFYGSLLTEKQQKYMLLYFADDYSLGEIAEDFDVSRQAIYDNIRRTEQILTDYEKKLHLVENFNQTEETLNEFSNYLKAHYPNDKVAENYIQQLKKESVE; from the coding sequence ATGGAAATGGAACGAACGAACCGCATGAATGCGTTATTCGATTTTTATGGATCTTTACTTACTGAAAAGCAACAAAAATATATGTTGCTTTATTTTGCAGATGACTATTCTTTAGGTGAAATCGCAGAAGATTTTGATGTGAGCCGACAAGCAATATATGATAACATTCGTAGAACAGAACAAATTTTAACTGATTATGAAAAAAAACTACATCTAGTAGAGAATTTTAATCAAACAGAAGAAACGCTTAATGAGTTCTCTAATTATTTAAAGGCCCATTATCCAAATGATAAAGTAGCAGAAAACTATATTCAACAGTTAAAAAAAGAATCAGTAGAATAA
- the ftsY gene encoding signal recognition particle-docking protein FtsY: MGFFDKIKRAFTGEEKIETTEVTEKYEKGLEKTRKSFSNRMNELFANFRTVDEDFFEELEEILIGADVGYDASMEISNALRQEVKLKNAKSQGEVQQVIIEKMVEIYEKDNTEKPEINFNKDGLTVILVVGVNGVGKTTTIGKMAKRYQTEGKTVVLAAGDTFRAGAIEQLVVWGERVGAQVVTGKAGSDPAAVVFDAVRQAKKQQADVLIVDTAGRLQNKVNLMNELEKMKRVIEKEIIDGPHEVLLVLDATTGQNAMVQAKQFKQTTNVTGIVLTKLDGTAKGGIVLAIRKELDIPVKLVGLGEAVDDLQEFDPGEYIYGLFSGLIKDSM, from the coding sequence ATGGGATTTTTTGATAAAATAAAACGAGCCTTTACAGGGGAAGAAAAAATTGAAACAACCGAAGTAACAGAGAAATATGAAAAAGGATTAGAAAAAACAAGAAAATCTTTTTCAAATCGAATGAACGAATTATTTGCAAATTTTAGAACAGTAGATGAAGATTTTTTTGAGGAATTAGAAGAAATTCTTATTGGCGCAGATGTTGGGTACGACGCATCAATGGAAATCAGTAACGCGCTACGTCAAGAGGTTAAATTGAAAAATGCTAAAAGTCAAGGTGAAGTACAACAAGTTATCATCGAAAAAATGGTTGAAATTTATGAGAAAGATAATACAGAAAAACCAGAAATTAATTTTAACAAAGATGGTTTAACCGTTATTCTGGTCGTAGGTGTAAACGGTGTAGGTAAAACAACTACCATTGGTAAAATGGCCAAACGCTATCAAACAGAAGGTAAAACTGTTGTTCTAGCTGCTGGTGATACCTTTAGAGCAGGAGCAATCGAACAATTAGTTGTTTGGGGCGAGCGAGTTGGAGCCCAAGTTGTGACCGGTAAAGCCGGAAGCGATCCAGCAGCTGTTGTATTTGATGCTGTGCGTCAGGCTAAAAAACAACAAGCAGATGTTTTGATTGTGGATACAGCTGGTCGTTTGCAAAATAAAGTTAATTTAATGAATGAACTAGAAAAAATGAAGCGCGTTATCGAAAAAGAAATTATTGATGGCCCACATGAGGTATTATTAGTTTTGGATGCAACGACTGGTCAAAATGCTATGGTTCAAGCTAAACAATTTAAACAAACAACGAACGTAACCGGGATTGTTTTAACAAAACTAGATGGAACAGCTAAAGGTGGTATTGTTTTAGCTATTCGTAAGGAATTAGATATACCGGTTAAACTTGTTGGCTTGGGTGAAGCAGTAGATGATTTGCAAGAGTTTGATCCAGGCGAATACATTTACGGGTTATTTAGCGGCTTGATTAAGGATTCAATGTAA
- the yidA gene encoding sugar-phosphatase — MIKLIAIDLDGTLLTKDRIISNENKQAIYEAKKRGIKVVLCTGRPLLGMAHYLEELDLREPGDYCITYNGGLVQKTDTGEILSQKTLSKQEAQELYKLSQDINLPCNFIDLEKVYEPPYPLGRESLYSTVMNALPFVTVTSEELSEDMAINKVVFCYKEEILDEAITKIPLEFFEKFTLMKSRPILLELMNKEVDKGKGISVLCDLLGIASHEVMAIGDEANDFAMIEFAGVGVAMENATFEIKEIAQFITKNNNDHGVAYAIQKFALQ, encoded by the coding sequence ATGATCAAATTAATTGCGATAGACTTAGACGGTACTTTATTAACGAAAGATCGAATAATATCCAATGAGAACAAACAGGCTATTTACGAAGCAAAAAAAAGGGGGATAAAAGTTGTCTTGTGCACCGGGAGACCACTTTTAGGGATGGCACATTATTTGGAAGAGTTAGATTTGAGAGAGCCAGGAGATTACTGTATTACTTATAATGGTGGGTTAGTTCAAAAAACGGATACTGGAGAAATTTTATCTCAGAAAACATTATCAAAACAAGAAGCTCAGGAATTGTATAAATTAAGCCAAGACATTAATCTTCCTTGTAATTTTATTGATTTAGAAAAAGTATACGAGCCTCCTTATCCATTGGGAAGAGAGTCATTGTATTCGACAGTAATGAACGCATTGCCCTTTGTCACTGTTACTTCTGAAGAACTTTCTGAAGATATGGCTATAAATAAAGTTGTTTTTTGTTATAAAGAAGAAATTTTAGATGAGGCCATTACAAAAATACCTTTAGAGTTTTTCGAAAAATTTACTTTAATGAAATCTAGACCAATTTTACTTGAATTGATGAACAAAGAGGTAGATAAAGGCAAAGGGATTTCTGTTCTTTGTGATCTTTTAGGAATCGCCTCTCATGAAGTAATGGCCATAGGTGACGAGGCGAATGACTTTGCAATGATTGAGTTTGCTGGAGTGGGAGTCGCCATGGAAAATGCCACTTTTGAAATAAAAGAAATTGCTCAATTTATAACTAAAAATAATAATGACCATGGTGTTGCATATGCTATTCAAAAGTTTGCTCTTCAATAA
- the smc gene encoding chromosome segregation protein SMC — protein sequence MQLKRIEITGFKSFAEKTIIDFHEGVTAVVGPNGSGKSNITEAIRWVLGEQSAKSLRGGKMNDIIFAGTDLRKPLNFAEVTLVLENEDHFLPLDFAEINITRRLHRNGDSEFFINKQACRLKDIVELFMDSGLGKESFSIISQGKVETIFNSKPEDRRSIFEEAAGVFKYKTRKKKAEQKLAETEDNLSRVQDIIYELDSQIEPLKIQSSIAKDYLLQKKQLSDVEIALTVVEIEQLKKQAESQNQEVDSFNQQLNKMQKISVELEKELLELKNEKNKVTEIIDSEQNSLMKILQHYEQLEGKKQVLNERSKHTKKNRQQHEQQRQLAKEKVEQLTEELKQVTITITKKSEDQKIGHSQLKKAQKEQQMLASDSKEIREQLRSNYIDLMQEQTSLRNEQNYLEKSLNQVSQKKMKSTARIAALELEKEQSEIKLTRTTSDMKAIQQEIAEKILHYQEQQVTVQDKRVILENENKKMFDALRVVQQAKAKKESLQELTDDYTGFYQGVKEILKHKVKIGGVVGAVAELISVPKESEIAIDIALGAASQNIIVRDETSARNSINFLKQKRSGRATFLPLTTIKSRHLPLSVETKVKNSAGFIGIASEVVGYPKEISSIIQNLLGTTIVARDLESANSIAKMIQFSYRVVTLEGDVMNAGGSMTGGASKKGNQSSLFSRKNELATLSKQIDQMENKLLTKETEVQQLKQTVIKEEEKLEKVRELGEQQRLKDQELKNAHTVIVEKFTRLVRELKGNRFEEQEERQEENTYVKRLEAIKKESFILKDKMDQTKRQIEMVSSQDEEREKLQATILQKVQELMTSSATIKEQMTSLKNEHNRIDNQLEIGQKEVDKLRLFIQEISQSNGDQKLSESDLIAKSSKLKKEKEQVEHSLILHKEKLLLLQERLNQVEQTVTLKNNQQLYVVEQKTKVEVSVNRNDVRMDNRLVYLSEEYNLTFESAKQHHTPTIKTEEAAQKVKLLKLSIQELGHVNLGAIEEFERIYNRYTFLVEQRDDLLGAKESLYETMNEMDEEVILRFTETFNAIRFRFSKVFPQMFGGGMAELRLTDPENVLTTGIEIIVQPPGKKLQQLSLLSGGERAFTAIALLFAIIQVRPVPFCILDEVEAALDEANVVRFGRYLNEFDRDTQFIVITHRKGTMEEADVLYGVTMQESGVSKIVSVRLEEAERGSINAMK from the coding sequence TTGCAGTTAAAACGAATTGAAATCACTGGTTTTAAATCATTTGCGGAGAAAACAATTATTGACTTCCACGAAGGCGTCACAGCGGTAGTTGGACCAAATGGTAGTGGGAAAAGTAATATTACTGAAGCTATTCGTTGGGTTTTAGGAGAGCAATCCGCAAAGAGTTTACGTGGAGGAAAAATGAATGATATTATTTTTGCGGGAACAGATTTGCGTAAACCGTTAAATTTTGCAGAAGTAACCTTAGTTTTAGAAAATGAAGATCATTTTCTACCTTTAGATTTTGCAGAAATAAATATTACAAGACGGTTGCATCGCAATGGAGATAGTGAGTTTTTTATCAATAAACAAGCTTGTAGATTAAAAGATATCGTAGAGTTATTTATGGACTCTGGGCTAGGGAAAGAATCCTTTTCGATTATTTCGCAAGGGAAAGTAGAGACTATTTTTAATAGTAAGCCTGAAGATCGTCGTTCTATCTTTGAAGAAGCAGCCGGAGTCTTTAAATATAAAACACGCAAGAAAAAAGCTGAACAAAAACTAGCAGAAACAGAAGATAATTTAAGTCGTGTTCAAGATATTATATATGAATTAGATAGCCAGATTGAACCATTAAAAATACAAAGCAGTATTGCAAAAGATTACCTATTGCAAAAAAAGCAGTTAAGTGATGTAGAAATCGCTTTAACGGTTGTAGAAATAGAACAATTAAAGAAGCAAGCGGAGAGTCAAAATCAAGAAGTTGACTCTTTTAATCAACAGCTAAATAAAATGCAAAAGATAAGTGTTGAATTAGAGAAAGAACTATTAGAATTAAAAAATGAAAAAAATAAGGTAACTGAAATAATAGACAGCGAACAAAATTCTTTAATGAAAATTCTGCAACACTATGAACAATTAGAAGGGAAAAAACAAGTTTTAAATGAAAGATCTAAACATACAAAAAAAAATCGACAACAACATGAACAACAAAGGCAATTAGCCAAAGAAAAAGTCGAACAATTGACTGAAGAATTAAAACAAGTAACTATAACAATAACAAAAAAAAGTGAAGACCAGAAAATAGGTCATTCTCAGTTAAAGAAAGCTCAAAAAGAACAGCAAATGTTAGCTTCTGATAGTAAAGAAATTAGGGAACAACTTCGTAGCAATTATATCGATTTAATGCAAGAGCAAACAAGTTTACGAAACGAACAAAACTATCTAGAAAAAAGTCTTAATCAAGTTTCACAAAAAAAAATGAAATCCACTGCTAGAATAGCTGCTTTAGAATTAGAAAAAGAACAATCTGAAATAAAGTTAACAAGAACGACTTCAGACATGAAGGCGATTCAACAAGAAATTGCAGAGAAGATTTTACATTATCAAGAACAACAAGTAACCGTTCAAGACAAACGTGTAATTTTAGAAAATGAAAATAAAAAAATGTTTGATGCATTACGAGTGGTTCAACAAGCTAAAGCAAAAAAAGAAAGTTTACAGGAACTAACGGATGATTATACTGGGTTTTATCAAGGCGTAAAAGAGATACTGAAACATAAAGTTAAGATTGGTGGAGTAGTTGGAGCCGTTGCTGAGTTAATTAGCGTTCCTAAAGAAAGTGAAATAGCTATTGATATTGCATTAGGAGCCGCTTCGCAAAATATTATTGTTCGAGATGAGACAAGTGCACGTAACTCAATTAATTTTTTGAAACAAAAACGCTCTGGTCGTGCAACATTTTTGCCTTTAACAACTATAAAATCACGTCATTTACCACTTTCAGTTGAGACAAAGGTTAAAAACAGTGCAGGTTTTATAGGGATAGCATCTGAAGTAGTTGGTTATCCTAAAGAAATCTCGTCAATTATCCAAAACTTATTAGGTACGACTATTGTAGCTAGAGATTTAGAGTCTGCCAATAGTATTGCAAAAATGATTCAATTTAGCTATCGTGTCGTAACTCTCGAAGGAGATGTTATGAATGCTGGTGGTTCTATGACCGGTGGAGCAAGTAAAAAAGGGAACCAAAGCAGCCTGTTTTCTCGAAAAAACGAACTGGCTACATTAAGTAAGCAGATTGATCAAATGGAAAATAAGTTATTAACTAAAGAAACAGAGGTTCAACAGCTAAAACAAACAGTGATAAAAGAAGAAGAGAAATTAGAAAAAGTACGAGAGTTAGGCGAACAACAGCGACTAAAAGATCAAGAATTAAAAAATGCACACACCGTTATTGTTGAAAAATTTACTCGTTTAGTAAGAGAATTAAAAGGTAATCGATTTGAAGAACAAGAAGAGAGACAAGAAGAAAATACTTATGTGAAACGTCTAGAGGCCATAAAAAAAGAATCTTTCATACTAAAAGATAAAATGGATCAAACCAAACGACAAATTGAGATGGTTTCTTCTCAAGATGAAGAAAGAGAAAAGTTACAAGCCACCATTCTACAAAAGGTTCAAGAATTAATGACTTCATCTGCAACTATTAAAGAACAAATGACAAGTTTGAAAAATGAGCATAATAGGATTGATAATCAATTAGAGATAGGACAAAAAGAGGTAGATAAGTTAAGGTTATTTATCCAAGAAATTTCTCAATCAAATGGGGATCAAAAACTTTCTGAGAGTGATTTAATAGCTAAATCTTCCAAGTTAAAAAAAGAAAAAGAACAAGTAGAACATTCTCTGATTCTCCACAAAGAAAAATTACTCTTGCTTCAGGAACGATTAAATCAAGTAGAACAAACAGTTACTTTAAAAAATAATCAACAGCTATATGTAGTTGAACAAAAAACAAAAGTAGAAGTTTCAGTGAATAGAAATGACGTTAGGATGGATAATCGATTAGTTTATTTAAGTGAAGAATACAACCTAACTTTTGAAAGTGCTAAACAACATCACACACCAACAATAAAAACAGAAGAAGCAGCACAAAAAGTTAAATTACTCAAATTAAGCATTCAAGAACTGGGTCACGTTAACTTAGGTGCGATTGAAGAATTTGAACGTATTTATAATCGGTATACCTTTTTAGTAGAGCAACGTGATGATTTACTAGGAGCTAAGGAAAGCTTGTACGAAACAATGAATGAAATGGATGAAGAAGTGATTCTTCGGTTTACAGAGACGTTTAATGCTATTCGCTTTCGTTTTAGCAAAGTCTTTCCCCAAATGTTTGGTGGTGGGATGGCTGAACTACGCTTGACAGATCCAGAGAATGTACTAACTACTGGAATTGAAATTATTGTTCAACCACCAGGTAAAAAATTACAGCAGCTAAGTTTACTGTCTGGTGGAGAGAGAGCCTTTACTGCAATTGCACTGCTATTTGCTATCATTCAAGTTAGACCTGTACCTTTTTGTATTTTAGATGAAGTTGAAGCAGCATTAGATGAAGCAAATGTCGTCCGTTTTGGCCGATACTTAAATGAATTTGATAGAGATACGCAATTTATTGTTATTACTCATCGTAAAGGTACAATGGAAGAAGCGGATGTTTTGTATGGTGTAACGATGCAAGAATCTGGTGTATCTAAGATTGTCTCTGTTCGATTAGAAGAAGCTGAACGAGGGAGTATAAATGCAATGAAATAA